Part of the Brachionichthys hirsutus isolate HB-005 unplaced genomic scaffold, CSIRO-AGI_Bhir_v1 contig_1029, whole genome shotgun sequence genome is shown below.
TATGGGGAAAACATTTGCCCCGGCGTACGCAAACCTAGTACTCTTGTCAATAAAGtttacataaaaaacaacaacttcctgAGCCGAGCTACAGAACGTCTGAAGGGACACACTGTGCTTCCTGACCCGAGCTACGGAACGTCTGAAGGGACACACTGTGCTTCCTGACCCGAGCTACGGAACGTCTGAAGGGACACACTGTGCTAGCGGCTGAAACGGTTGCTGTATTGCTAGCCGTCAGCAGCAGAACATGGCGGCACATCTGAAGAAAAGAGTTTATGAAGAGTTTTCTAAAGTCGTGCAGGTGAGCTTAGGAAACGCCCTGGCGGTCTTcggacccacaatgcaacactgGAGGGTTAAACGACGTAACCAAGCTAACGTAGCGGCTAACTAGCATCCTAGCATCAGTTAGCCAGCGGCTAACAATCGCGCCTGCGCGTTTCGccacaataaaatgtgtttagGTCTGAATTAAATTTGGAGTGTTGGATGTTGTGACGTGACGTCATCACACGGCTTGCAATACAGAACAGAATTATCTTGGATCAATCATTCAGATCAACCATAATCAATGTAGGGATGTCCATCAAGGGTTAATGTTAATTACaatagcgtgtattacagtacaagtacagtcaaacaggagcgtgtattacagtacaagtagcatgtattacagtacaagtacagtgaaacagtagcatgtattgcagtacaagtacagtcaaacaggagcgtgtattacagtacaagtacagtgaaacagtagcatgtattacagtacaagtacagtgaaacagtagcatttattgcagtacaagtacagtaaacagtagcacgtattacagtactagtacagtgaaacagtagcatgtattacagtacaagtacagtcacacagttgcatgtattacagtactagtacagtcaaacagtagcatgtattacagtacaagtacagtcacacggtagtatgtattacagtacaagtacagtcagacagtagcatgtattacagtacaagtacagtcacacagtagcatgtattacagtacaagtacagtcacacagtagcatgtattacagtacaagtacagtaaaacagtagcgtgtattacagtactagtacagtcaaacagtagcatgtattacagtacaagtacagtcacacagtagcatgtattacagtatccttcttaaattttattaatttaagtgttcttaaactgttttttaaatgtgtgaatggctttgcaccagaaccactgagcaggtttgtcagcagactgcagagctctggcaggtccacccgggcagcctcaggtggggactgtaaggtgcccccccgaaaaacatctttcgcacaatccgctctctctgtgaaaggtgctagtctgtggaatctgctccctgtccGCCTAAAATCTATGGcacaattggtctccttcaaaaaagaaacgaaatcttggatgtgcaagcagcagcactgtacccatgtttaaatgtgtacatagttttatctctaacatttcttttttattactgtcttgttttattcttaattgttttagttctgtgataaaaacatgcatagatgactttttaaaacaattttccttcctttccatgtttttatgaatatctgtgttggaagcccatctatggacaggtgctgcaaattagcttcagctataagcgctataatgcaagcatcagatacttgtgctacatgtgtctatgttttgtctttgtccatattcaaataaaccagaaataaataaataaacaagtacagtaaaacagtagcatgtattgcaactgggtctgtctgtctgtctgtctgtgtgtctgtctgagcgcataactcataaactagtaacccaatcgacttgaaatgtttacacaagcaaggttctgtccttggctcggtcctccccgagaatggcgttgatccggatctggatccagattctagaattatttttacatctggaattgtgtctgtgctgtaacattggagtgtcactttaagagggagggacacgaatggcatgatgggaaaaagagtccagaagctgtcttgtagtacgttccggagcagcaagctagagcaggtttggcccctctgatccggaagccctgtttactgtctcaccaGATCCAATcgtcttttggaggcggagtctgcagtctctgattgtctttctagtttataGAATGTTGTTGTTCCGGGTCCGGCTGGGTTCTACCTGTGACCAGGTGTTTGGTCCGTCCTTCGCTGCTCGTAGAGTTAACGCCATGGCGTCGAGTTCAAGAAGAAGTGCTCCTCTCCCCCCCGGCCCGTGGCGGCCgccggctcctccccctcccgaCCCCCAGCAACACGCTCTCTTCTGCTCCAGGTCCCTCAGGAGGACGCTCCCGCCAGGAAGCTGCGTCTGTCCCACCCCAGTAAGTCGGCGGCGCTGCACCTGGATCTCTGCAAGGCGGCCGGCGCCACAGACGCCCTGCGGTACCTGCTGCAGTTCGCCCGCCAGCCCGTGGAGACGGAGAGCGTGGAGGGCGTGGTCAGGATCCTGCTGGAGCACTACTACAAGGTAAGCGGCCGCGACGGCGTCTCCAGCAGCGTCCCCTCGGAGCTCACGGGACGCCGCTGTCCTCCCCCAGGAGACGGACGACTCGGTGAGGCTGAAGGTCGCCTCCCTGCTGGGCCTGCTGTCCAGAACGCCGGGCTTCAGCCCCGACGGCGTGGTCGCCGACGCCATCAACACGCTCAGCAAGGAGAGTAAGACAAAGCAGCCTCGGGGGGGGACAGCGGGTTGGACGCTTGGACGTCACCGTCGTGTCTCTGCTTCAGAGTCCCACCAGGTCCTGGTCCAGCTGCTGGACACCCTGCTGGTCATCGGGACCCAGCTGCCCGACAGTCCCGCCGTGAGACAGAGGCTCATCGACGTGTCCTGCAAGGTGACGCCGCGCGGCACGCCTCGGCGTCCACGCCGTCCCAGAGACGCCGCTAACCTGTCTGTCCCCTGTCCCCGCAGCACCTGTCTGACATGCACTTCGGAGTGAGGAACAaatgtctgcagctgctggggAGTCTGGGGACAGTGGACTGTCCTCTGGACAAAGACGAGGGACAGTCAGGTCTGaagcacagacacgcacacacgcacacacacacacctgcaggcgGGTCAGAACAGAAGCGTCCTGAACATTCCAGGTGGGACAGACGGTCCCTGCCTGAATCTGCTCTGTGTCTCTAGGGGGACAGAGGGACGTCCAGAGTCTCATCAGTGACTACTTTGGAGACCAGGACCCGAGGGTCCGCACCGCCGCCCTCAAGGCCATGGTAGGACGAGCAgcatgacgatgacgatgacgacgatgatgacgatgatgacgatgatgacgatgacgatgacgatgatgatgatgagtctgttttccagctccagctgcatgAAAGAGGGATGAAGATCCAGGAGAGGATCTACGAGCAGGTAAGATGCCCGACGGCGCCGCCGGTGCTGCACGCATCTCCCTGCGCTGCTAACCCCAGCGTGCTAACCCAGCGTGCTAGCCCCAGCGTGCTAACCCCAGCGTTCTAACCCCAGCGTGCTAACCCCAGCGTGCTAACCCAAGCGTGTCCCCCCGCATGCTAACCCAGCGTGCTAACCCCTGCGTGCTAGCCCCAGCGTGCTAACCCAGCATGCTAACCCCTGCGTGCTAACCCAGCGTGCTAACCCCAGCGTGCTAGCCCCAGCGTGCTAACCCCAGCATGCTAACCCCAGCGTGCTAGCTCCAGCGTGCTAGCCCCAGCGTGCTAACCCCAGCGTGCTAGCTCCAGCATGCTAACCCCAGCGTGCTAGCCCCAGCATGCTAACCCCAGCATGCTAACCCCAGCGTGCTAGCTCCAGCGTGCTAGCTCCAGCGTGCTAACCCCCGCGCGTCCCCGCCTGCAGGCCTGCAGGCTTCTGGCGGACGACTACGAGCAGGTGCGCTCTGCAGCCGTCCAGGCCGTGTGGgtcctcagccacctgtatccAGAGAGGTGAGGACACGCCGTCCCCCGGGGGACACGCTCCAGCTTCACACTGATTTCTCCTGCTTCTTTGGCGGTGACATCAGCATCGTCCCCATCCCGTCGTCCAATGAGGAGATCCGGCTGGTGGACGACGCTTTTGGGAAGATCAGTCACATGGTCAGCGACAGCGCCTGGACGGTCCGCGTGCAGGCCGCCAAGACGCTGGTGAGGATGCGCAGCGGGACGTCCAGCGCGCCGCCGGGACGTCCCCCGCTCACGCCGTCTCGTGTCTTCCAGGGCTCCATGCTGCAGGTCAGTCCTCACTTCCTGGAGCAGACTCTGGACAAGAAGCTGATGTCGGACCTCAGGGTGAGACGCCCGTCCTCCAGAACCCTTTGTGTGTTGGGACACGTCTCTGACTCGTCCTGCCGTCtctccagaggaagaggacggccCACGAGAGGGCCAAAGACCTCTTTGCTTCTGGGGAGTTCTCGTCGGGACGGAAGTGGGCCGACGACGCCCCCAAAGAGCGGCTGGACAGCAACACGGTGAACCTGATTGCCTCCGGCGCCTGCGGGGCCTTCGTCCATGGCCTGGAGGACGAGCTGTTCGGTAAGTTGGACGTCGTCCCGGCCGTGGGGGCGTCCTCTTGACGGGACTGGCTCGCCCCCAGAGGTCCGGATCGCGGCGGTGGAGGCGCTGTGCCAGCTGGCCCGCTCGTCCCCCAGCTTCGCTGAGAAGTGTCTCGACTTCCTGGTGGACATGTTCAACGACGAGATCGAGGAGGTGCGTCTCCAGTCCATCCACGTCCTGAGACGGATCTCCACCCACATCACGCTGAGGGAGGACCAGCTGGACACGGTGCTGGCCGTGCTGGAGGTGCGGCCCGCTCCGGGGCTCTTCCTGCCGGGCCTCGGCTCCTCCTTCATGTCTCTGTCGTCTCCAGGACTCGTCCCGGGACATCAGGGAGGCGCTCCACGAGCTGATCTGCTACACCAACGTCTCCACCAAGGAGTGCGTCCAGCTggcgctgctggagctgctcaaGAACCTCAACAAGTACCCCACGGACCGGGACTCCGTCTGGAAGTAAGGCCCGGCCCAGCCCGGCCCGGAGCAGGCCCTGCCCCCAGCGCCCGGCTCTGACCCGCCTCCTCCCCTCAGGTGTCTTAAGTTCCTGGGGTCCCGCCACCCGACCCTGGTCCTGCCCCTGGTCCCCGAGCTGCTCAGCACCCACCCCTACTTCGACACGCCGGAACCGGACATGGACGACCCGGCCTGTATCCGCCGTGCACCCGaggtcccccgtcccccgtcccccgtgctctcgtctctcgtcccttgACCCGTGGACCTCAGACATCGCTGTCCTGGTTCTGGTGTTCAACGCTGCCAAGTCGTGCCACACCCTGCCGGCGCTGTTCTCGGACCACACCTTCAGGCACTACGCCTACCTGAGGGACAGCCTGTCCCACCTTGTCCCGCCGCTGAGAGTGAGCTGTGGCGTGGCTGGCTTCTTTCTAGAACCGGTTCTGGTAGTACCCCTAACCCTGGACCGCTGACCGTCCTGTCTTTCAGCTTCCTGGCCGGCGTGTGGACCTGGTGGACTCCAGACGTGGTTCTGGTTCTCTGGAGTCGGCCCAGCTGTTCCTCCAACAGAGTCTCGACAGGGTCGGCACCATCCAGAACCTGGAGGCGCCGGGGGCTCAGGACCTGCTGGACTTCACCATCCGGTACTGACCCGGGTTGATCCATCCCGGGGACCAGGGGGCGCAGCTAGCCTAGCTTAGTGTCCCTGAAGCGGCTTTAGACCAAACCTTATTAGATCAGCCGGGAGGATGATGGTTGCCACGGTAACCCGAGTCCTTCCTGCGTCTCAGGGACCTTCATCGGTTGGGGGAGCTGCAGATGGAACTCGCTGGAGCCGCCCAGTTCTGTGCGACGTACCTGCgctgtcagctgctgctgatcaaggtgtgtgtgtgtgtgtgtgtgtgtgtgtgtgcgtgtgtctctgtgtgtctctgtgtgtgtgtgtgtgtgtgtgtgtgtgtgctgacccgGTTCTCCTGGTTCAGGCTCTCCAGGAGCGGCTCTGGACCGTGGCGGTTCCGCTCAGCCTCAAACAGAATGTGACGGCCACGACAGCGGCCCAGCAGGTGAgcgccacgcacacacacacacacacacacacacacacacacgcgcgcaggcgcacgcacgcacacctgcAGGGCTCTCACCTGCGTCTCCAGATCTTAGAGGAGAGCTACCAGCTGGAGTTCCTCTACAGCGGCTTGGACAGAAGACAGCTGGCCACCGTCCACCACGTCCGTCTCCAGGCCAAGGCCCTGCAGCTGGTTCTGTTGGCCCGGAGCAGGCAGGGGTCAGTCCAGACCCGTCCGTGTGTCCTCCCGACCCATCCCTGTCCCGACCCGTCTGTAGTCAGCCTGTCGTCTGTCCTCAGGTTGGACGTCCTCATCAGCAGCTGTGAGAAGTTCCTGCAGGACGTGGagtcctttcagaggtaccgtctGATCAATGATGACGTGAACCGGGTCCGATCGGGTTCTGAGGGTTTCCTGTCCGCCTCAGactgtttgtggcagaactGCCCCTCATCCAGGACAGCTTTGTGGACCAGCTCCTGGAGGTGGTCCCGCGGCTACAGTCCAGTAAGCCGACGGAGCTGGTGAAGGTCCTCCAGGCCACCCTGAGACGGAGCAGCCTGCTGCAGGTGACGCTGCCCCAGCAGgtaaagccccgcctccagagCCAGCCGGCACCGCAGTTCCCGCCAGCAGTCACGGCATGCATCCGCTTTCAGGTCCACCGGGCCTCGGCCACCATCATAGAACCGACGGGGGAATCCGACAACCCCCTGAAGTTCACGTCAGGCCTGGTGGTGGCGCTAGACGTCGATGCAACGCTGGAGCACGTCCAGGACCCCCAGAACGCGCTCAGAGTGCAGGTGGGTCCGGGCGTGTCCACTTGGGTCCACGTGGGCCCGGTACAGGTTCTTATATCGGGGATCCCCGTCTGCAGGTTCTGTATCCCGACGGCCAGAGTCATGTGATCCATCCCAAACCCGCTGACTTCAGGAAGCCCGGACCCGACAGGCACCGCCTCATCACACAGGTGTACCTGTCTCACACCGCCTGGACAGGTGAGTCCACACAGGGGACAAGGAGACGAGACGATCGCATGCAAGTCCGTTTCTACTCCCGAACCTCCAACGCTCTGTTTCAGAGCCGTCCCAGATTGAAgtgcgcctcctgctggcctaCAGCTCCTCTTcaagctcctccctctgccccccctccaAGCTGGGATGGAGCGAGAACATCGATGGCCTCCCGCCCCCAGAGGGCGCCGTGGAGGGGACCATCCCCATCAGCAAACCCGTCAGAGTTTACATCATGCCCAAGCCCACCCGGCGctagcgggggggggcagcggggcaGCGGGGCGGCATGCTAGAGGGGGTCGTGTTCTTTGAAGGAATGTTTCCTGTGACTATTCCCGTTTTCCTGATTAAGGGGGCGGAGACTATTGTTTGCCTGATTAAAGGGGCGGAGACTACCGTTTGTCtgatttcattttcacctcATGAACAATGATGCTCCGTCTTCACCTGGTCCAGAAGGAGACGGACGTCTCTGTCCAAACTGTCCATACATGGTGACATCGCAGGGTGTGTCCTGTCGTTCAACGtggtccagaatccaggatctgttccggatcagcaccaacaCGGACTCGGATCCATCCAGAAACCTTTAGCGGCCAATCAGAATGGGTACAGGTGAGTCAGAGCCAGGTAGCACAACGAAGGGTTAACGGAGCAGCACCGACTTTAACTGCTACTGACCTGTTAAACCGCATGCTGGACACGCCCCCTGGAATTAAAGGGACAGGCTCCTCCCATCAACCACTCGAACAgctcaaacattttgtttatttgtatttagcTTCAATATACAAACAAAGTTCAAAGCATTTGAATGAAAAGAGGCGGAAGTTtagatgatgaggaggaggagttcttcATCACAGTTTAGTGCAGAgtccatcatcatcgtcgtctcCTCGTCCGAGACTCCTCGAAGCCTTCGTCcttgtctcctcctctgtggtGATCGTCGTGGTAACCTGATGACTGGTGATGTCACCCTGAGTGGCATCATCACGCTCTTCCTCACAGGATGAAgagggggcggggtctgtggGGCAAGTCGGTGTCGGCACAGCATTGAAGGTGATGAAGCCGATGAGGATGACCACCAGGGAGACCAGGTACAGACTGGAGAACTGAGGTGGgcagagggggcggggttacACACCGGGGGTCaccagagtttgtttcctcggctggtccgcttcgtttgggcGGGTGTGAAAGCTCAGCGGACCAGATGTACGTAGCAACGCTACGCAGTGCATCAGGggagaggaagtacagcgagcacGCCAACCCAAAAcgaacatgggagagggcgggacttcccctcctacgTTGTCCAATCAACGAGCGTCACTTTCAGCCGTGTGAAAGTTCGGTTCGCTTTAGAATCCCAGTGTGAAAACGACTTTATTCTTCTTGCTAAAGAGCtaaagaagaaagtacagtagtcgtGCATTTGTCCGGCTTGGgcccggcacaagggagaagctagcaatgctacgttagctcctgcaaACCGCGCTACCCtgctaccatgaggctgcatttcaaatgttaaatagattaaaatacaatattgtTTTGCCTCTTAATAGTCCCTCCCTtgacacgcgtgtcttaggttgaCGCCTGAGGTAGCATAATGTAGGTAAATGCTACGAAGGACGGGTGAAAAGTATATTCAGCACGCGCTAGCATCCCGTCGGCCGTTCACAGGACTCTGACCCTGGGGTAAAACGGGAATCTTTAGCCCAGCTGTTACTCATTTAGCTTCCTGTAACTTCCAGAAGGTTTTATATTCAACCAGAAAGCGTGCTTCCAGCTCCAGACTCCGAAAGTCAGGATCAAAAAACGCTGTTCAAACATTCCTGCAAAGCGTCTTTCATCAAAGATCAGTCAAGGTCGGGACGTTTCCCCTGCAAAACCACGAcaagctaatgctaagctaCGTGAGTTTAGCAAGTAAATAGTCATGACTAAATCAGATTATCACAAAatgtagtgtgtgcgtgtgtgtgtgtgtgtgtgcgtgtacgttgTATCTGAAGATGAAGATCCCGGCGAAGAGGCTGAAGAGGTCGGCGGTGAGCAGCGAGAGGTTGACGGCGGTGGCgctgctcatcttcatcacgaTGGGCATACAGCTGTACAACGCGTACAAACACAACGCGTaggcagctagcagcagccctGAGAGGACGACACACAACATCACAAGGCACTCCCGGACAAAGACCGGGGACCTAGCATCGGCCCTTAGCCCGGGGACCTAGCATCGGGACATAGCCCGGGGACCTAGCATCGGGACATAGCCTGGGGACATAGCCCGGGGACCTAGCATCGGCCCTTAGCCCGGGGACCTAGCATCGGGACATAGCCCGGGGACCTAGCATCGGGACATAGCCTGGGGACATAGCCCGGGGACCTAGCATCGGGACATAGCCCGGGGACATAGCCCGGGGACCTAGCATCGGGACATAGCCCGGGGACCTAGCATCGACCCTTAGCCCGGGGACCTAGCGTCGGGACATAGCCCGGGGACCTAGCATCGGGACCTAGCATCAGCCCTTAGCCTGATAGCTTAGCATTGATGCTGGCCTACTCTATTGTGTCTTTGACCATAGCTTGGTAGATGACATCACTTTGGTTGATGGTTGAAGGCCTAACTTCTGAAATGTCCCACGCGGAGACGGACACTGACCCACTTCCCAGCGCCACTGGATGGAAGCTATCGCCCGATGCTCCAGAACCACCCTGAATGAAACGAGATGAAAACACGGGATGAACTTCCTGTTGACTCGGTGAACAGGAAGTTGTCACTGACGTACATCTGGATGGTACTGATGACGGTCCCGAACAGGCCCACCATTCCCAGGAACTCCACCCTGCCCAGGTTCTTCACCGCGTACTCCTGACACACATTAGAAATGGCGTAAAGCGCggcgccgaccagaaccaggaaGTCCCCCAGCAACATGTTTGAGGCTGTGGAGAAAACGGACCAATCAGGAGCCAGCACTGTCAAAACAACCGGACCGACCAGAAGCCTTGAACCCGATCCTGGACAGGTTAGCGGTAGCGGCTAACTAGTCCTCCAGCCTGGAAGCAAGACAATTTAAAGAGTAGAAACCTAAACTAACCTGTCCATCCATCACCGTCCAgagacagcgctacccactgcaccacctcaTAATAATGCATTCTATAGAGACAGACCGTCCACTGGGGAACCTGTGATGACTTACTGGAGCCCTGGTGTCGCCCAGCGAGGAGGTCGGCCCCCACCATGGCCCCCACCCCAAGGAGACAGATGCAGACGGCAACGTAGTGGACGGGCCGATATCTGGTCTTCAGAGCCCACCAGGACAGGACCATCAGGACCGGGATGATGAAACAGTCCAGCAGCTGTGGACGGGAATATTCAAAGGAATCGGACCTGTAATCTGCTACtggactgtcttcttgtcccctgaggcgtcgccacagcaacccaaccttctccatgtcaccctgtcctttgcatcgtcctccccaacaccagccactctcatgtcctccttcactacgtccatgtctctcctcctgggtcgtcctctagtcctgttccctggcagctctatcctcagcatccttctagtccctgtctctcccctggacatgtccaaaccttcctgtctcacctcatctgtatttgcatcttttttttaaagaggccATTTCTGATGCAACCAGGTAGAAACTGTcaatgctacgctagctcctgctaaccgcactaccctcctacccatgaggctgcgtCGTAATTTAATCTCCATTAAGGTGAGAAATAAATGACCAGTTTGAACAGAAGGTGATtaaaaaagtaaatcagagaacaagact
Proteins encoded:
- the LOC137916554 gene encoding solute carrier family 35 member F2-like, with translation MEPKRADRILIRAVRRLHLKEAFTWQLARTLVLGQGLAVLICGTAVSSQYLATSFHVATPMLQSFFNYALLFLTYTCMLLCRTGDGHMFQILRRRGWRYLLLGLVDVEANYAVVKAYQYTTLTSVQLLDCFIIPVLMVLSWWALKTRYRPVHYVAVCICLLGVGAMVGADLLAGRHQGSTSNMLLGDFLVLVGAALYAISNVCQEYAVKNLGRVEFLGMVGLFGTVISTIQMVVLEHRAIASIQWRWEVGLLLAAYALCLYALYSCMPIVMKMSSATAVNLSLLTADLFSLFAGIFIFRYNFSSLYLVSLVVILIGFITFNAVPTPTCPTDPAPSSSCEEERDDATQGDITSHQVTTTITTEEETRTKASRSLGRGDDDDDGLCTKL
- the ints4 gene encoding integrator complex subunit 4; the protein is MAAHLKKRVYEEFSKVVQVPQEDAPARKLRLSHPSKSAALHLDLCKAAGATDALRYLLQFARQPVETESVEGVVRILLEHYYKETDDSVRLKVASLLGLLSRTPGFSPDGVVADAINTLSKEKSHQVLVQLLDTLLVIGTQLPDSPAVRQRLIDVSCKHLSDMHFGVRNKCLQLLGSLGTVDCPLDKDEGQSGGQRDVQSLISDYFGDQDPRVRTAALKAMLQLHERGMKIQERIYEQACRLLADDYEQVRSAAVQAVWVLSHLYPESIVPIPSSNEEIRLVDDAFGKISHMVSDSAWTVRVQAAKTLGSMLQVSPHFLEQTLDKKLMSDLRRKRTAHERAKDLFASGEFSSGRKWADDAPKERLDSNTVNLIASGACGAFVHGLEDELFEVRIAAVEALCQLARSSPSFAEKCLDFLVDMFNDEIEEVRLQSIHVLRRISTHITLREDQLDTVLAVLEDSSRDIREALHELICYTNVSTKECVQLALLELLKNLNKYPTDRDSVWKCLKFLGSRHPTLVLPLVPELLSTHPYFDTPEPDMDDPAYIAVLVLVFNAAKSCHTLPALFSDHTFRHYAYLRDSLSHLVPPLRLPGRRVDLVDSRRGSGSLESAQLFLQQSLDRVGTIQNLEAPGAQDLLDFTIRDLHRLGELQMELAGAAQFCATYLRCQLLLIKALQERLWTVAVPLSLKQNVTATTAAQQILEESYQLEFLYSGLDRRQLATVHHVRLQAKALQLVLLARSRQGLDVLISSCEKFLQDVESFQRLFVAELPLIQDSFVDQLLEVVPRLQSSKPTELVKVLQATLRRSSLLQVTLPQQVHRASATIIEPTGESDNPLKFTSGLVVALDVDATLEHVQDPQNALRVQVLYPDGQSHVIHPKPADFRKPGPDRHRLITQVYLSHTAWTEPSQIEVRLLLAYSSSSSSSLCPPSKLGWSENIDGLPPPEGAVEGTIPISKPVRVYIMPKPTRR